In Chrysoperla carnea chromosome 2, inChrCarn1.1, whole genome shotgun sequence, the following proteins share a genomic window:
- the LOC123292776 gene encoding uncharacterized protein LOC123292776, with protein MKLLKIIILLIAISSIICSENTDQPSGVMGKIKSSLQLASKMLGLDRATGVAQLVSETFGGGAKSKKGDNADEQNQNLFSGFFRLLGLDSGKLGAIVINGFILLAQMISKSFKLKPQQKVTYERNFNTDLPIDWFTNNKKIKTLLDTAKDKNLPDKLIEYIQDKTSDEELLCVQLLICKSSPFIWGMQKTISNSIDHKSKLKGSAPMFATMPTVDEVADHGDECDKKYPLCRYLE; from the exons atgaaattattaaaaattatcatattattaatcGCAATTAGTTCGATAATATGTTCTGAAAATACAGATCAACCAAGTGGTGTTATGGGTAAAATAAAATCTAGCCTACAATTAGCATCAAAAATGTTAGGTCTCGATCGAGCTACAGGCGTTGCACAATTAGTGTCAGAAACATTTGGAGGTGgagcaaaatcaaaaaaaggtgACAATGCGGATGAacagaatcaaaatttattttctggtTTTTTTAGACTATTGGGATTGGATTCAGGAAAATTGGGGGCTATTGTTATTAACGGATTTATACTTTTAGCCCAAATg ataaGTAAATCATTCAAGTTAAAACCGCAACAGAAAGTTACGTacgaaagaaattttaataccgATTTACCAATCGATTGgtttacaaacaataaaaaaattaaaacgctATTAGACACTgctaaagataaaaatttaccagataaattaattgaatatattcAAGATAAAACCTCCGATGAAGAATTATTATgtgtacaattattaatatgtaaaaGTTCACCGTTTATTTGGGGTATGCAAAAAACTATATCAAATTCAATTGATCACAAATCCAAATTAAAAGGATCTGCTCCTATGTTTGCCACAATGCCTACAGTTGATGAAGTTGCGGATCACGGAGATGAGTGTGATAAAAAGTATCCACTTTGTCgttatttagaataa